TTTGGAGTCACAACACCTACCTTAACTGTGCACTTTAAATGAACCTGGCCTACATCAACAAGTAGGCACTGATAACAGTTTCGATGTTACCGAGAAGCCCCCCCCCCCTAGGCTAAAACATTTATTCCTGTCCAATCATCAGTCTCCTGAGATTTTAGAAAAGTTATCCAGAGTTTGAAGTGTTACTGTCCGCTAACTGTTTTGTTTACCGATGTTACTCACCTTCACAGCCTTGCTGGGTCCTTTATTATTGTTCTAAACGCCGCACGAAAtttcttttatgtatttaaaataaccGAATTTCATGATTGTTTGCCGTTTCTCTGTCTGTCGATCTTTCAAATCATCTTTTTCAGtgtacaaatttttttaatagttttccATATGCTGGTGCACAAAGTGCCCTGACTAGATTCACATCAAGTGTCTCACCCATAAAGTCACATGCCCTGACCAATATCCTCCCCCTGCTATGGCCTATTCTGCTGTGATATCAAAGAGCCAGAACTAGTTTATTTCCCATTTCAGCTTGAATGTTGTGGCCAGTCTTGAGGATTAGTTTCATTTGACTGAAATATGACAACAGctctataaataatattttacagtcCATTAAGACAAAATCCCTCAAGAATGTCTGTTGCATCCGCTGGTATTCTCGTTTTCACGAGACGATAATGTTGCTGTCGCTGACAATAGCGTGATGTAGGCGCCCACGAGCACGACAACGACAGCAAACCGGACctggagggaagagggagggtgtGCTTGTCAAAAGTGAATGGCCGCATGAGAGAATGAATTACCTTTGTTCTTTGATTCACTGGTGGTAACAATGCCATTCAGCACGGAGGAAGGTTGCAGGGTggccacagagagagagacagagagagagacagagagaggggcTTGAAGGTGGCCAGGCAGATCGATTGTCTCCCCGCTCGGGGATTTGGTGTTTGAAGTGAGGtgtgcatcacgtgactttccctctcctccctcccaccgaAGCCTACAACATGCATTAGTGATGTGCTCACCCGCCTCAAGCTCTCACAGGCAAGGGCGCAGCACTCCTGGGACTTGATCTCCCCTCCCACAGTCCTCCCCCTCCATGTTCAGCAGAGAGATGTCGACTGTTTGTGGCAGCTTCGGTGTGGCTCTGTCCACAGGTATGTGGCACCAGACCACGTGAGCCCCTGGTCAGGCACACGAcacctctcctccccctcccctggaCACGTGATCACACAAACACGAAATGTTTGCTGTACGTTCGTCCTGAATACAAACAATACAGTGAGGAAGGCCGAATATGCCTATACGTTGGTGatacaacaacagacaacaagTCAGGTTATATACCATGTATTCGTGATAAGCATAGCAAAGGTCAACGTGCATGAGAGGGGAGGTGCactaaataatgtttataaggAACTTGACGTGTGATGTTTACAATTGTGTACAAACACGATAAACATAAGTCAAAGATGTGAATGTTACACTATAATGTACAATGTACGATATAaagtgcatcacacacacaacagttaaGTACAAAGTATGCAGTGAAAATAACTATTGTACAATATAGCATGtacaacgtgtgtgtgtgtgtaaagtttCAGGgttagtctgtgtgtctgtgtgtgtctgtgtgtctgtgtgcagtgTGGTGTGTGACGATATGACACAACACTAAGATCTCGATATTATTACAAAGTGAGCAGCATATAGCAATGTGTTCAGCTCGCAGTAGCAAGAGTGTAGGATGTAACAAGTTTCACCTGCAGGGCAGACTGCACAGTGCAGATGACTGAGCGCCAAAGAATGTAACTGTGGTGTAAAGTGTACAATAAACTATAGGAATGCAGTGTCTGTAGTGCCTGCTGAAAATGTCTGGAGCGTGAGATAACGGTTTCACTGACTGCTAGTCGTGTTTTGTCTCTGGCAGACGAGAGCGACTCAACTGTATGCTGAACCAGTCGACGTACGATGCACGGGTCCCACCCGACTACGAAAAAAGTGAGTCAgtgtatgcatgtacatgtgtctgtgcgtgcgtgtttgtgttttgtgtctgtgcgtgcgtgtgtgttctgtgtgaACATCTGACGTTCACACCATGGTTGTACTCTGCTTACAGATGTTCCAACCAATGTCACCATCAAGATCCATCTGCTCAGCTTCGACTCTGTCAGCGAAACCCGAATGGTAAGGTTGGTGCTGTCGATGGTTGTTGCTATATTATTGCTATTAACACTCGCCACGCGCCGAGAGACTTCTTGTAAATGTGTCTACGAACTGCAGGCCAGTCAGACTTCCACGACAAGACCCCAACTTCTTGgagatgtcataaaaataacGGTAGTCTTCATTTTGAGAACTTCATGTGAGGATTTGTGTCTGGAAAAAGTGAAGAATAAAGTTGCAATAATAACactttaaagaaattcaaaattCAAACAGCTATGCCTGCGTTTGTGTGTCAGGACAACTCGCTatgcctgtgtttgtgtgtcagtaCTACTCGCTatgcctgtgtttgtgtgtcaggaTTACTTGCTatgcctgtgtttgtgtgtcaggaCTACTCGGTGGAGATGTTCCTGACGGAGGAGTGGTATGACGAGCGCCTCCACTTTCTAACTCCACGGACTCCGAGCGACTGGAGGTGGACAGCAAGATGATGGACAACGTGTGGGTGCCCGACGTCTTCTTCCGCAACGAGAAAGAGGGCAACTTCCACGAGGTGACGGTGCCCAACAAGTACATGCACCTCAAGCCCTCCGGCCACGTCATCTACAGCATGCGGTCAGCGTCTGCAGGCCCActcggggtgggtgggtacagTAGGCAGGGTGTGGTGGGAATTAATTACTGATGATGAATTGGATTTCTCGCCTGTTTCTTGAGGCCCATAGAAGTAGTTAAAACGAGGTAGCTTTTCAAGAGAGAGTGGTGGAGGTCTGAATAATGTTGTTTCAGACCTGTGCCTtgaaagaaagaggacacagaAGGATAGGATTTATATGAATAAGGTGTAGCATCTACAGGACTCGCATGTCGCCAGACCCAGTCACCGGCTACAACTAACAAAGTTGATGCCGGTGAAGGTTTTCAGTCTACGTCAGCGtaggcaaaaacaaacaaacaaacaaacaaacaaacaaaacaaaacagtctcTTTAGGCAGGGTATGAAAGATGTAACAGCTCGTAACGGTTGAAAACCCGTGTATTCATTACTCTACACAAGTTATAGGTGGAAGTCTTTGTAGACCTTTCTACGCATGAAATTAGCTCGTTCCTGAACTTTGAACCTGGTGTGGGTACAGACAACAACGGTGTTTATCTAAGTTACAATATGTTGTCTTTCAGCGTAGTGTGCTAGTCTATAACATGTCCTTTGTACTAACTGAACTGTATCATGTCCTTTCAGTGCTACACTGGTCTGTAACATTTATGTTGCACTAGTCTGTAACATGTCTTTTGTACTGCACTGGTTTACAGTATGTCGCTCTTCGTGTTAAGGAGTAACTGTGTTTGTCATAAAGACATATGTGTTGCACTCTGCCATCTGTCGCATGTCTGGGACCCTGTAGGGTGTCTTGGTGTGTGCAGGCTGTCACTGACACTCAACTGTCGCATGGACCTCAACAAGTACCCGCTAGACAGCCAGCGCTGCCCCATGTTGATCCAGAGCTGTAAGTACATTCACATCGTGCGAACAGGCCCATGACACAGGCTTTGATGTTAGATGTCGCTTAGTGATGTCGGAGTGATGTCACGAGCTGTAGTTTAGTGATGTCACGAGCTGTAGTTGAGTGATGTCAGGAGCTGTAGTTGAGTGATGTCACGAGCTGTAGTTGAGTGATGTCAGGAGCTGTAGTTAGTGATGTCAGGAGCTGTAGCTTAGTGATGTCACGAGCTGTAGTTAGTGATGTCAGGAGCTGTAgttagtgacgtcacgagcTGTAGCTGAGTGATGTCACGAGCTGTAGGTAAGTGTAGGATTTTAATCACGCACGGTAATTTGATTATATCTACTCGTATATTTAAGATGCAGATCAAAGCATCTGTTAGCAAATGACTAAGACCTTACAAAATGGAATAAATCGCAAACTGACAAGTAAgcaatgaatgtgtgtgtggacgtgtgtgtgtgtggacgtgtatgtgtgtgtgtgtgtgtctggacgtgtgtgtgtgtgtgtggacgtgtgtgtgtgtgtgtgtgtgtgtgtgtgtgtggacgtgtatgtatgtgtgtgtggacgtgtgtgtgtgtgagctgtgtgtgtgtgtgtctggacgtgtgtatgtgtgtgtgtgtgtctgacgtgtgtatgtgtgtgtggacgtgtgtgtgtgtgtgtgtggacgtgtgtatgtgtgtgtgtgtgtggacgtgtgtatgtgtgtgtggacgtgtgtgtgcgtgagctGTGTGTGTCGCAGACACGTACACCACAGACAATGTGATGTTTTACTGGGACAAAACGCAGCCTATCCGGTTCGACGACGACCTCAACCCGGCGCAGGAGCTGCCACAGTTCATCATCAGGGGGAGCGAGACGACGGCCTGCGAGACGAAGCCAGACAAGACAAAGCCAGAGAACACTGGAACGGAACGTGAGTGACGTCGTGTGTGACTGCCTGTGATGTCACTTGTGTGAGGATGGAACCAATGTCAAATGCTAACAATGTCTCGACGATAATTTACTTCGTTTTAAGATACTGCTCAGCCAACATTGTAGAATTGTGCTACATGTATCAACAGTCGACATCCAAACAGGAAGAGGTGTCCACTAAAAATTGGGATGAACCATTCTCCGAAGTCATCCATCTAACATAAGTTTATTTGTATGAAGCCTGTAGATGACATCAGTCGTGTACAGAATGTCATCagcttgtgttttgtgtctCAGCGATTCGCTATTTAATCAAGTGTCTGGTATTTACTGAAGTGTTCACACGTGCGTAcgtgtgtctatatgtgtgtctatatgtgtctatatgtgtatatatatatgtgtgtgtgtgtgaacagcaACCTTTGCCTGTATCACGGCCTTCTTCACGCTGCAACGTGACATCCGCTACTACATCATTCAGATCTACGTGCCGTCCATTCTGATCGTGGCGCTGTCGTGGGTGTCCTTCTGGCTGGACCTGGACGCCATCCCGGCGCGCGTGTCGCTGGGTGTGCTCACCGTGCTCACCCTCAACACGCACGGCTCCACCATCCAGGCATCGCTTCCTAAGGTCACCTCCTCTCTCCTCTTGTCTGTCGGCCTTTAGTCAAATGCCCCCATTGTCAGACAGCGCAAGACGATGAAATACATCTTTTCATTGCCATCTTTTAGAGGACCTGAGACTTACATTTTTGCCAATTCAATATAGAGCCTAACcatcatattttacaattaatcttttgtttaatgatGCTTCACACCTTAACTGTCTTGCCAGATACCTGTACTATTGCTTTAAACGTCGTAAAGTTCAAAATGgtattgtttaattattctgtattattttatgtcattgtccATGATACGATATTACGATATATTATACCGAAGTGGTTAGGCCTCATGATATTGTACAAGCTGTGCTCATCACCTGAATGTTGAGGCCACGTGGCCTGAGTCAATAAaaattcgttcgttcgttcgttctgtCGGCCTTTAGTGGCTGTAAACATCTCTCACCTCTCCCTTCCCTGCACGTGTAAAACCTGACTAAGGCACCAGCAGGAAATGCCACTAGTACACGTGAATTGTTGCTAAAATTCATATTGCTAAACGTGAAACACCGCTAAGACGTTTAAACTATTGTTAATACATGTGAAATATCACTAACAAGCAAGAAATGTCGCTAACACATGTGAAAAGCAACATGGGGATGTGCAATGAGAAAGGTGTTGGTTCTTCTGTGGCTTACAGTTGTCCTTTGTCAGGCGTTCTTTCTCGTGTGGCTTACAATTGTtctatattaaattattttcttatgtgGTGTACAGGTGTCCTACATCAAGGCCATTGATGTGTGGGTGGTCAGCagtcttatttttgtgttttccgCTTTCCTGGAGTTTGCTTACGTCAACGTCTTGGCTCGGCGAGGAGACAAGGAGGTGACCATGGCGCAGGTGTTCATGTGCAAGCAGCAGGACGACTCGGTGCACTCACAGGTAAACAcgtgtaaaatgtttattaatgcCTCTTACCAACGTACCTCACGGCCATGGCTTGACGCCatcttttttagttttattttttattgacttAACGTCCTGGACCTTGCGGAAATGAGTAAAACATCTTCAGTGTGATGGCGGTGTTTACACACCTTATAGCGCGGTGTGGGCATCATTCTTGAGGCTTAATGACGATACCCTACCGGCAGCACCAGAGACTCTCGGTCTCACATGTAACCCTCGACAACACACAGAGCTGGGATCAAACTAGGCTTTGCAAAACCAACACCTCAACTTTGAAA
This is a stretch of genomic DNA from Pomacea canaliculata isolate SZHN2017 linkage group LG3, ASM307304v1, whole genome shotgun sequence. It encodes these proteins:
- the LOC112560601 gene encoding LOW QUALITY PROTEIN: glycine receptor subunit alphaZ1-like (The sequence of the model RefSeq protein was modified relative to this genomic sequence to represent the inferred CDS: inserted 1 base in 1 codon), coding for MGKIMSNCPPLVMLRVAHRIAVCILLADVISSRCVPPEAPANMTRRERLNCMLNQSTYDARVPPDYEKNVPTNVTIKIHLLSFDSVSETRMDYSVEMFLTEEWYDERLHFLTXTDSERLEVDSKMMDNVWVPDVFFRNEKEGNFHEVTVPNKYMHLKPSGHVIYSMRLSLTLNCRMDLNKYPLDSQRCPMLIQSYTYTTDNVMFYWDKTQPIRFDDDLNPAQELPQFIIRGSETTACETKPDKTKPENTGTEPTFACITAFFTLQRDIRYYIIQIYVPSILIVALSWVSFWLDLDAIPARVSLGVLTVLTLNTHGSTIQASLPKVSYIKAIDVWVVSSLIFVFSAFLEFAYVNVLARRGDKEVTMAQVFMCKQQDDSVHSQVNGTSSPKFVVSGEVSRHTSENIKSTARAKARRVDKISRILFPVTFVTFNLIYWIFYIYW